One window from the genome of Oncorhynchus gorbuscha isolate QuinsamMale2020 ecotype Even-year linkage group LG14, OgorEven_v1.0, whole genome shotgun sequence encodes:
- the LOC123994658 gene encoding troponin T, cardiac muscle-like isoform X2, with the protein MADEENEEEAGGETQDSKAKPKSFMPNVAPPKLPEGDGKVDFDDLHRKRQEKDMAELTSLIESHFVQRKKDEDELISLVNRIEKRRTERAEQQRIRAEQEKERQARLAEEKERREQDEQRRKQDDDAKKKKALTSMTHTYGGIQQKQEGKKGAKKQTEREKKKKILADRRKALIIDHLNEDKLKEKANELWQWMMELEAEKFDLSEKLKKQKYDMNVLQTRINEQQKFAKGRGKAKAVRR; encoded by the exons ATGGCGGATGAAGAAAATGA GGAGGAAG CCGGTGGAGAGACTCAAG ATTCCAAAGCCAAACCAAA AAGTTTTATGCCAAATGTTGCCCCTCCAAAGCTACCAGAGGGAGATGGTAAAGTCGATTTTGAC GACCTGCATAGGAAGCGTCAAGAGAAGGACATGGCTGAGCTGACCTCTCTGATTGAGTCTCACTTCGTCCAGAGGAAGAAAGATGAAGACGAGCTCATCAGTCTCGTCAACAGGATC gagaaGCGTCGTACCGAGAGGGCAGAGCAGCAGAGGATTCGTGctgagcaagagaaagagagacaggcccGTCTCGCC gaagagaaagagaggagggagcaagATGAACAGCGTAGGAAGCAAGATGATGACGCTAAGAAGAAGAAGGCCCTCACTTCCATGACTCACACCTACGGTGGCATCCAACAGAAG CAAGAGGGCAAGAAGGGAGCCAAGAAGCAGacggagagagaaaagaagaagaagattctggctgacagaaggaaggctctgatcaTCGACCATCTCAACGAGGACAAACTCAA GGAGAAGGCCAATGAGCTGTGGCAGTGGATGATGGAGTTGGAGGCGGAGAAGTTTGACCTCAGCGAGAAACTGAAGAAGCAGAAATACGAC ATGAATGTTCTCCAGACCCGAATCAATGAGCAGCAGAAGTT
- the LOC123994658 gene encoding troponin T, cardiac muscle-like isoform X3, translating into MADEENEEEAGGETQDSKAKPKSFMPNVAPPKLPEGDGKVDFDDLHRKRQEKDMAELTSLIESHFVQRKKDEDELISLVNRIEKRRTERAEQQRIRAEQEKERQARLAEEKERREQDEQRRKQDDDAKKKKALTSMTHTYGGIQQKQEGKKGAKKQTEREKKKKILADRRKALIIDHLNEDKLKEKANELWQWMMELEAEKFDLSEKLKKQKYDINQLLARVQDHQSAKGRGKAKAVRR; encoded by the exons ATGGCGGATGAAGAAAATGA GGAGGAAG CCGGTGGAGAGACTCAAG ATTCCAAAGCCAAACCAAA AAGTTTTATGCCAAATGTTGCCCCTCCAAAGCTACCAGAGGGAGATGGTAAAGTCGATTTTGAC GACCTGCATAGGAAGCGTCAAGAGAAGGACATGGCTGAGCTGACCTCTCTGATTGAGTCTCACTTCGTCCAGAGGAAGAAAGATGAAGACGAGCTCATCAGTCTCGTCAACAGGATC gagaaGCGTCGTACCGAGAGGGCAGAGCAGCAGAGGATTCGTGctgagcaagagaaagagagacaggcccGTCTCGCC gaagagaaagagaggagggagcaagATGAACAGCGTAGGAAGCAAGATGATGACGCTAAGAAGAAGAAGGCCCTCACTTCCATGACTCACACCTACGGTGGCATCCAACAGAAG CAAGAGGGCAAGAAGGGAGCCAAGAAGCAGacggagagagaaaagaagaagaagattctggctgacagaaggaaggctctgatcaTCGACCATCTCAACGAGGACAAACTCAA GGAGAAGGCCAATGAGCTGTGGCAGTGGATGATGGAGTTGGAGGCGGAGAAGTTTGACCTCAGCGAGAAACTGAAGAAGCAGAAATACGAC ATCAATCAGCTTCTGGCCCGTGTCCAGGACCACCAGAG